DNA from Tripterygium wilfordii isolate XIE 37 chromosome 15, ASM1340144v1, whole genome shotgun sequence:
tTTGCAGAAATATCAATTATCAAAGTGAATGGatagtttaaaattttttgttttcagcGTTAAAACCTATTAAACAATGCAAACATAGCAATGCCTATCAAAAATTCGGAACTTCAGCATAATCCCACACAATCAGAGATTCAGTAGAAAGAGactataaaaattaaattgaaaaattacGAACGTAACACATAGATCAAAGGAAACGTATAATCAAATCATACTAATAAGTAAGAAAGGAAACGGTTCTCATATTCTGTGCTATAACTAACTGTTTATTTTCCCCTACAACTTATTGCTTCGAGAGCTTATTCATTAAGAACATTATAGCGTCAAGTCGTCAACAGGCTGAACCTCAGAATCACTCCTGTTTTGCCACATGACTATTCCTGCATTCATTTATAGTCACTATGAAATCAACAATCATATTATCGAATCCTATTTCTTGATCTTTCTTTGCTTCTTAGGTCCGGGCACTTCCAACCTGCCAACAGAACACCCACACCTTCCTCGAAAAATAAGCACTGCTCTGCCATTGAGAGGCGCCATCTTCTTGAGTTCTGCCTCCAACTCGCGATGGTGGTCGCGAGGTAATTCAAAAAATCCCCTTTTCACTCCGTCTTTCATCGAAGTACTAGAATTCCTCACACAGTCCTCTGTTTCAAGCTGGATATCAAACTCTGCTGCCTTCCTTAGGCCCTTGCAATTCGGATTTCCGCATTTTCTACTGGTACACATCAGTAAACCCCAAGCAGCTAAAGCTGCACAAAAAGTACTAGCTCCCACAGATCCATATATCATAGGCTCTTCCATAACTGCCTCTTTTACCAGATTATGAATTGCAAAACAACCTTCAAGCATCTTGATGACCACAAACTTGATGTAGGGAAACAACAGGAACCCACAAGCACCAATAACAGCAATCAAAATGACAACATCCATCGCCGCTGCCGATCGAGATCGATCACAGACAGGGACTTTCAGGGAATTGGGAGAGTTGGGTGTCTTCCTGTGCCGGTGTACATGACTGTTGTTCCTTGATTTCAGATACAATTCATTTGAACTCGCAGAATTTGCCATGTTTGAGGTTTGGTCAACGGAGTTGCAGACCGCGACTGAATTTTGGAGATAGACCATCTCAAATCAGAAccacaaataaaaaagaagaagaccgAATTTTGCCTAAGACCCACTAATCCAATCCGAAAATAAGATCAAACCCACCTCCCTAAAGATCGAACAAGTATTGAATTCACCTACAGATCGGAAACTTGTCGGTGCCCAGATCATCAAAACTACATAGCAATTACGATACAAGAGAATAGCAAAACATCGAGTAATTGATAGAGTATAGATAGATCAATCCTCGTCTATTGAAGAGAGTATCGATTTAGGGGAAGCTAGGCCGGCAAGGAATCAAAGAGAGGACAGAGAAGAAAGCGTCATCGACTGGTTTTTATCGCAAGAAATCAATCCCTCTGTGGTGGTGCATTTCCTCTTTCATGCGTCATTGGGTTTGGGTCGATTACGTGGGCTTGGACATGGCGTTTCAAACAAGTTAAACAAATAATATAGTAAATGATTTTGTGGGCCAATCGTTATAATGGGCTTTGGCCCACCTATTTTGATTCAAAAATTACTCTTTTGTTAC
Protein-coding regions in this window:
- the LOC120015897 gene encoding uncharacterized protein At5g19025-like gives rise to the protein MVYLQNSVAVCNSVDQTSNMANSASSNELYLKSRNNSHVHRHRKTPNSPNSLKVPVCDRSRSAAAMDVVILIAVIGACGFLLFPYIKFVVIKMLEGCFAIHNLVKEAVMEEPMIYGSVGASTFCAALAAWGLLMCTSRKCGNPNCKGLRKAAEFDIQLETEDCVRNSSTSMKDGVKRGFFELPRDHHRELEAELKKMAPLNGRAVLIFRGRCGCSVGRLEVPGPKKQRKIKK